From the genome of Rhodothermales bacterium:
TATTGACCCTCACCGCCTGCGTCCAGCCGCCGCCGCGCCTCATCGTCCGAGGCGACGACATGGGCTACGCCCACGCCGGCAACGAGGCCATCATGAAAACCTACACGGATGGCATCGTCACGTCGGTCGAGGTCATCGTGCCGTCGCCGTGGTTTCCGGAGGCCGTTCGTATGCTGGCGGACCACCCCGATCTTGATATCGGCGTCCACCTCGCCATCACGAGCGAGTGGGATAACGTGAAGTGGCGGCCCATGACGCCGGCCCCAAGCCTCCGCG
Proteins encoded in this window:
- a CDS encoding ChbG/HpnK family deacetylase; the encoded protein is MLLTLTACVQPPPRLIVRGDDMGYAHAGNEAIMKTYTDGIVTSVEVIVPSPWFPEAVRMLADHPDLDIGVHLAITSEWDNVKWRPMTPAPSLRDADGYFYPMICPNKNYPGYEDVAIDRQGVTDLWTDPRIRQKIEALGIDLIGYDDL